A single Streptomyces sp. 2114.4 DNA region contains:
- a CDS encoding TetR/AcrR family transcriptional regulator gives MPKKVDHEVRRQEISEALWRIASTRGLDGASLRDVAAEAGISLGRLQHYFRTRDEMLLFALRHINRLAADRIRARIESLAEGPDGEPAREPTPREVLRACLSGMLPLDAKSRTGLLVSAAYFARAVHDKTLRAEAENGIPQLRAFFAGQLRLAADRGELPPERATEDEAMLLISTADGLATYVLLGVHDPETALRLLDLQLANLFGAEPA, from the coding sequence GTGCCCAAGAAGGTGGACCACGAAGTCAGACGCCAGGAGATCTCCGAGGCGTTGTGGCGGATTGCGAGCACCCGCGGGCTGGACGGCGCGAGCCTGCGTGATGTCGCGGCGGAGGCCGGGATCTCGCTCGGCCGGCTGCAGCACTACTTCCGCACCAGGGACGAGATGCTGCTCTTCGCCCTCCGGCACATCAACCGGCTCGCCGCGGACCGGATCCGCGCCCGCATCGAGTCGCTTGCCGAGGGGCCGGACGGGGAGCCGGCGAGGGAGCCGACGCCCCGTGAGGTGCTGCGCGCCTGCCTGTCGGGCATGCTGCCACTCGACGCCAAGAGCCGTACCGGGCTGCTGGTCAGCGCCGCCTACTTCGCCCGCGCCGTACACGACAAGACCCTGCGCGCGGAGGCCGAGAACGGCATCCCCCAGCTCCGTGCCTTCTTCGCCGGTCAACTACGGCTGGCCGCGGACCGCGGTGAGCTGCCGCCGGAACGCGCCACCGAGGACGAGGCGATGCTGCTGATCAGCACGGCCGACGGGCTCGCCACCTACGTCCTGCTGGGTGTGCACGACCCCGAAACCGCGCTACGGCTGCTGGATCTGCAGCTGGCGAACCTCTTCGGGGCGGAGCCCGCGTGA
- a CDS encoding SsgA family sporulation/cell division regulator: MSSVIDQAVQARLIATAPRSQVIPASLRYDRADPFAVALVFPPAASLDGAEVTWTFARELLEEGLCEPTGAGDVQIWPYDTHAVVVEFHAVGGMAVVQFDAQELRTFLTRSYQIVAKGEEARHLDVEADLVALLREA; encoded by the coding sequence ATGTCCAGCGTCATCGACCAAGCCGTTCAGGCCCGTCTCATCGCGACCGCTCCCCGGTCGCAGGTGATTCCGGCGAGCCTGCGTTATGACCGCGCCGATCCGTTCGCGGTGGCTCTGGTCTTTCCGCCCGCCGCGTCGCTGGACGGGGCCGAGGTGACCTGGACGTTCGCGCGGGAGTTGCTGGAGGAGGGCCTGTGCGAGCCGACCGGGGCGGGCGATGTGCAGATCTGGCCGTACGACACCCACGCCGTGGTGGTGGAGTTCCATGCCGTAGGAGGCATGGCCGTGGTGCAGTTCGACGCGCAGGAGCTGCGGACCTTTCTGACCCGGTCGTACCAGATCGTCGCGAAGGGTGAGGAGGCGCGGCATCTGGATGTCGAGGCCGATCTCGTCGCCCTGTTGCGCGAGGCGTAG